In Candidatus Omnitrophota bacterium, the genomic stretch AAGCTCTTCCTCCTGCTCGTCGGCTCGATGATGATACCGTGGCAGGTGAACCTTATACCGAGTTTCGTGATAGTGAAGAAATTCGGGTGGCTCAATTCGTTTTACGGGCTGATAATCCCGGCGATGGCGGGGGCGTTCGGCATATTCCTGATGAGGCAGTTCATAATGAACATCCCCGACGACCTCATAGACGCGGCGAAGATAGACGGCTGCACCGAGTTCACGATATACCGCAGGGTGATACTCCCCCTGATACAGCCGGCGCTCGCCTCGCTGGCGATATTCACTTTCATGGCGCAATGGAATAATTTCGTCTGGCCCCTCGTCATAATATATTCCTCGAAAATGAGGACGATACCCCTCGCTCTCTCCGTACTGAACGGGCAGTTCGGGACGAATTTCGCGATGGTCATGGCCGGCGCAGTGGTCGCTACGGCCCCGGTATTGATAGTCTTTATAGCCTTCCAGAAGTATTTCATAAAAGGCATAGCCCTTACCGGCCTTAAAGCGTGACATATGAAAAAAAGCTGTCTTGTCTTTCTAGCGTGCGCATTTTTCCTCGTTTCCGCCGAAACGTTCGCCTATAAGCCGGCCACGATAAATTCAATCGCCCCTTCTTCGGAAAAAGTCGGGAGATACGGCCTCTTCGAGCTCACGGTGGACCTAAGCGCCGAATATGAAAATCCTTTTGACCCTTTGCAGGTAGGCCTCTCCGGAATATTCAAGTCGCCGTCATCCAAAGAGATAAAAGTCCCCGGGTTCCTTTATTCATCGTCCGGGAAAAGGCCTGTTTGGAAGATACGCTTCTCCCCGGATGAAGAGGGGGACTGGACCTATTGTGCGACAGTTGCGGACAAACACTCCTCAGCCAGGTCTCCTGTTGCCGGATTCACATGCTTCCCCTCGACGGCTACGGGACCGGTCAGGGTAAGCAAGATCGATCCCTGTTATTTTGAGACCTCCGACGGCAAATTCTTCTTCCCTGTCGGCATGAACGTCGCGTGGCTCGGGGGGGATACGCTGTATAATTACGACGGCTATTATAAGAAGATAAGCGGCAACGGCGGGAACTGGTCGCGGCTGTGGCTGTGTTCCTGGGGCCTCGGGCTCGAATGGAAGAAGGATAAGTCATACGGCGGCCTCGGGAAATACAATCTCAGGAACGCGGACAGGATAGATAAGATACTGGGGATGGCCGAAAAATACGGCATACGCGTCCAGCTTACGATAAATATCCACGGCCAGTTTAGCACTTCATCCGATTCTGAGTGGGGCGCAAACCCCTATAACGCCAAGAACGGCGGGCCATGCAAGTCCCCGCCGGATTTTTTCACGAACGAGGACGCAGCAAGGCTCTTCAAGAACCAGCTCCGTTATATAATCGCCAGGTGGGGATACAGCCCGGCGATATTCTCGTGGGAGCTTTGGAACGAGATCGACCTGACCGACGGTTTCGACGAGGCCCGCGCCGGCGAATGGCACAAGGAGATGGCGGATTATATAAAGGGCGCGGACCCGCTCGGCCACATGATAACCACGAGTCTCTCAAAGCCGCTGGATTGCTTGCTCTGGCGCGCGCCATACATCAGCTATACGCAGATCCACCAGTACAGCGATGTTATGATAGACGAGATAGTCTTCCGCGCGAAAGAGTTCCGGGAGAGGTACGGAAAGCCGGTCCTTATCGCTGAAGTAGCCAGCACCGCGAAGGAAGGGACGGTAGAACGCAGGCAGGATCCCCAGGGGATAAGGTTCCATAACGCGCTCTGGTCTTCGGCCGCCTCGCCTGCAGCCGGAACCGCGATGTATTGGTGGTGGGACAGCTATATCAAGCCGCGAAATCTTTTCTACGAGCTTAGGGCGGTCTCCGGGTTTACCGCCGGCGATGACAGGCGCGGTAAAAAGTTCACGGATATCGATTACAGGATAATTTACCCCAAGGATACCTATAATACGCTCACTTTCACGCCTTATCTCGACTGGCAGGCCTCGACCGCCTCGGAATTCATCGTGGGGAACGATGGGCGCATCTCGGATATCGACAAACTTTCTAGGTTTTTCCAGGGCTCGGCGCACACGGATATGAAGGTCACCCCGGTATTCGCCGTAGATTATCCCGGGGACGGCTCGTTTACCCTTAATATCGACATGGTATCCGAGGGCGGGGCCAAAGCTGCCATCTGGCTTGACGACCGGATGGTCCTCGAACATATCTATAAGCCGCTCCCGAGCTACAAACATCTCGATGACAGCTTCGAGGTCGGCGTGAGCAAGGGAAGACACCGCATAAAGATAACCAATGACGGGGCCGATTGGTTCAGGGTCAGGAACATCTGCCTGAGCGGCTATTCCAACCCGCTCCAGGTGGTAGGTATCAGGTCCGGCGATTCAGCGTATCTTTGGTTCAAGAACAGGGATGACACGGTCGATAACCGCAGGAAAGGCGTCAGGTATACTTGGATAGAGATACCCAGGGTCGTCATAACCGGCTTGAAAGACGGGGATTACGCAGTCGAATATTTCGATACCATCGCCGGCGGCGTGATCCGGAGCGAGAAAACCGGGTGCCGGAACGGCAGCCTCGAACTGGCCATACCTACCTTTACCACCGATCTGGGTTGCAAGGTCAAACTCTCCAGATAAGATGTTATCGGTCACATTGACAAAAGGCCGTTCGTGTGGTAACCTTTCTTTTAGAGGTATGCTAATCAATGAAACGTTTCGATAAATCCAGCATAACCATAAAAGACGTGGCAAAACGGGCGGGGGTCGCTCACTCAACCGTCTCTCTTGTTATGAACGACCGTGAACACGTGTCGCCGAAGCTGCGCGAACGTATCCTTAAGATCGCCAAAGAGATGGGCTATATGCCCAACCTGGTCGCGCGCAGCCTTATCAGCAAGAAATCGTCCACCGTAGGGGTGGTATTCCCCGAGAACCCGCATTTTTTCACCATAACGTACTTCCTTATGATAATAGAGGGCATACAGAACGCCTGTAAGAAATACGACAGGGCGCTTATGTTCTTCAGCCTCGACCAGACCAAGGGCGAGTCGTATTACCAGATATCCCGCAAATGGCTTATTGACCTCATGGTGATCCTGAACGTCGATTACACAAGGGATATCTCAAAAGACATCCGCGACCTCAAAGACAACGGCATAGCCTTTTCTTTAGTGACAAAATATAACGGCAAAGAAAAGGTCAACTCGGTCTGCGTCGATAATTTCGAGGGCGTGAGATTGGCCCTGGAATATCTGGCCTCGCAAGGCCACAAGCGCGTCGGGTTCATAAGCGGCAACCCGAACTCGGCAGACGGCCCAGAAAGGCTGCAGGCGTTCAAGACCCTATCCAAAAAGATGGGCTTTGACCAGGACGAGGAGCTTATCGTCTACGGCGATTTCACATTCGAGAGCGGCGAAAGGGAGGTCCCGAAGCTCCTGGGGCTCAAGAAACGCCCCACCGCGATATTCGCGGCTAGCGATTATATGGCCATCGGCGCGATGCGCGTCATGAAAGCGCAGGGCATCTCAATACCCAAAGACATGGCGCTGATGGGGTTCGATAATACGCTCGAGGTCGCCTACGTCGAACCCCCGCTGACGACGATAAGGCAGCCTCTCCAGGAGATGGGAGAGAAGGCGGTCGACCTCGCAGTCCGCTCCATGAACGACGAGAATTTTGAACCCCAGATGGCAGTGATAAAACCCGAACTCATTAAGAGGCAATCATGCTGAAAAAAACCTTCCCATATTTTGCGATTATAGTCTTCCTGGCGTGCGCGCTCGCGCCGGCGCAGGTGTATCCCGCCCAGGCCGCGGGACCCGGGGTCCAGCCTCCCACATTCGAGGTAAAAGAGATAGACGGCCTGTATCTCCCGTTCCAGAACGGGATACCTTTCCCGTCATGGGAGAGGCAGGACCGCCCTTACATAGAATTGGACGGCTCATGGAGGTCCGAACGGCAGGGCGTCGACCACAAGCTTACGCTTTATAAGAGGACGCCGGAGACCTTGAAACTCCTCGAAGAGGAGAGCACCGGCAGGTATAAAGCCGATTACGACGACAGCGCGTGGAAAGAGAAATCTGTCCCGGGCGTCGAAGACCCGGCCCCTGACAGGTATATGGACGGGGCATGGTACAGGAGGCATTTCACAGTCCCGGCCGACGCGTCCGGCAAGTACGTTAAACTCATGTTCGAGGCCGCGAATTATTTTACGGATGTGTGGATCAACGGCAAATGGATAGGCTGCCATGAAGGCGGCTATACGCCGTTCGCGTTCGATATAAGCCAATACCTTAACTTTGGGCAGGATAATGTCATAGCCGTCCGCGTCGATAATATCCCGTGGCTCCCCAACGGAGACGCCTCGTCCGAGGCGCTCAGTACCAACGACCATAACATAGTCCCTTACGTTACCGGCGACTGGTGGAATTACGGCGGGATAACAAGGAGCGTATATATAGAGATATCGCCGCCGGTCTCGGTCGTCCGCGCCGACATAAAACCGAAACTGGTCAACGAGAAAGATTCCGAACTGACGATAGATGTGACCGTTTATAACCGGAGCGATGCCGAATTTGATTCATCCCTTGCCCTCAAGATCGTCCAGGCCAACGTGAAGGACGATAACCTAGAGGAAGCGTCTGTAAAGAAAATAGCTACGGGCAGGACCGTCTCCATGGAAGGAGAGACCTCCAAACAGGTAACGTTGAAGGCGGGCGAGGCGAAGGCGTTCAGGTTCTCGCTGAAATCGGGCGCGCTCAAACCCTGGTCGCCGGAGTCGCCTAACCTTTACGTGTTACGGGTAGCTCTCGCCGACAGGAAGGCAAGATCAGGCGAGCTCTACACCCAGTTCGGCGTCAGGGAGGCAAGCGTAGATAAGGCCAACGCGAAACTGCTCCTGAACGGCAAAGAGATATTCCTCCGCGGTATCGCGCGCCACGAAGTCTTCTACGGCGAACCCGGCCCGCTGGTTTACGGCCCGGCCGCGGTTACGGCGGATTTCAAGTACATAAAAGACGCCAATGCGAATTTTGTAAGGACGGCCCATTATCCCAACCAGCAGCAGACCTACACTATCGCCGACAGGATGGGGCTTCTCGTATGGGAGGAGATACCCATGTTCTGGTTCACCGGGCCGGAGTTCCTCGTCCAGAAAAATGTCCGGGGCATCGGAAGGCAAATGTGGTTCGAGATGATATACCGCGATTATAACAGGCCGTCGGTCATAATCTGGGGCGCGTGCAACGAATGCAGCTGGCAGGGGGAGAGGGCCGTTTTTATCAAAGACCTGAGGGAGAACGCTTATAAGGTCGACGGGACCCGGCTTGTCGCGCAGTCGGCCTCGGGAAGCGATCCTACCGATGCCACCCAGAAGGAATGCGACATCATAGGGTTTACGACTTATTACGGTATATTCTACGGCAGCTCGTATTTTGCCGATACGAAGGAAGCTCTCAAGAAGACCCACCAGGCCTTTCCGGACAAGCCGGTCATATCCACGGAATACGGCGTCTGGGCCCGTTACGGGGACCTTGCCCAGGAAGCGTCGCAGGTCGAAGTGGCGAAAGATACTTTCAAGGCTTTCAGGGACTTCCCGTTCGTCGCCGGCGCGACATGGTGGACGATCGCGGATTGGCACACGATGATCAACGAGCCGGAGGTTATGGGCACGATGACGATCGACAGGAAATTCCAGAAGCCGGTATATTTCCAGCTGCAGCGGCAATATGCCTCGCTTTTAGGAGACCTGGCGGTCGAACTTAAAGAACCGAAGGAAGAAGCGGTCTTGCAGGGAAAGGCCGGTATATCGGCCGAGATAAAAGGGGAAGAAAAGCCCGAGGCAGTGGAACTGATAGTAGAAGGGAAACTCCTGGGCCGGCTATACCAGAAGAAAGACCTTTACCGGATGGAATTGGACACGTCAAAACTGCCGGAAGGCAAACATATGCTTATCGTCCGGGCGACCGGTGAAGTCCTTAGCGAAGCTAAGGGCAAGAAGGGTTATTATGTCTCCGATTTCGTCCGGGTCATCGTAGATAATATAGACGAACTTCCTGCGGTCACGGTAAATCTCAAAGATAACGACGCAGTTATAGGCAAAGTCTCGCTGAAGGCCGTCGCGGCCGACGACAGGGGCATCGCTTCGGTCACTTATTCCGTCGACGGGGAAGAGCCCAAGCAGATGGAAGGCATAGGCGAGGGAAATTACCAGGCGGTATGGGACGCCTCGCAGCTTCCCGACGGCTCTACCCATGATATTAAATTCATAGTGACGGACACGGGCAGCCAGACCTCCGAGGCAACGGCCAAAGTAACTATCGATAATAAGCCGGGCAAGTATGCGGAATTGCCGCTTGACCACGACTGGATCTCATGGAATACAAACCGCAACGACGGGACCGGCTATGACTTCCCGGCGGAGGAACTGCCCGACTCGAATTCCGAGTTCATATTCAACGGCGCGGAAAAGGTAAAGTTCAAATTCGGCGACAAGGCCGACGGCCAAAAGAACACCGTCGAATGCGGCAAGCAAAAGATAGCTTTCCCGCCCGGGTATTATACGAAAGTGCATATCCTCGCCGCCATGCATGACGGCGGCTCGAAACAGACGTTCGTCCTGAGCTATACCGATGGGACCTCGGCGAAGGTCGTGACCGGTTTTTCGGACTGGTGGGGAGGCAATCCCATCTACGGCGAAGAAGTAGCCGTAGTGACGACATACCATCATGAATCGGCCGGCGACAGGAAGCCCGGCGTGGCGCTTTATATGCAGACGCTCGAGCCGGACAAGAGCAAGATCCTCTCTTCGCTCACCCTGCCCGCGGACAAGAGATTGAATATATTTGCGATCACCCTTGAGGGGGAGGTCTCGAACATTCCCTTGCCCGAGCCCGCTATAATTGAGCCCGGGCCCAACTCATCGGTGGGCGGTGCCGTAAAGATTGCAGCGGAGGACAAGCAGGAAAATATAGCGAAGATCGATTATTCCGTGGACGGGGGAGAGTGGATGCCGATGTCGCCTTCGGCCGCAGGGACTTATACCGCCGAATGGGACACGTCAAAAGTGCCGGGAATAAATCATATGATAAGCGTAAAGGCGACTGATAAGATCGGGCAGATAAATATAAAAAGCATAGACGTGAGGGTTGTAAATAAGGTCACCATAGTATTCCCGTTCGACGGCGCCAGCATATATAAAATGGCTACTCTTATGGTCGAGCCGAGGGCCAACACGGAAGTCGACAAGCTGGAGTATTCCATCGATAACGGCCGGTTTATCGAGATGTCGCCGAATATGGGGCTCTACACGGCCGAGTGGAGGATAGACGAGGGGTATAAGCCCGGCTCAATCCATACGCTGATGGTCAGGGAGAATGAGAAATCCGGCGCGGTCACGATAGACACGGTCAAGATAACGGCCGATACCGTAAAGATAATGATAGCGGAACCGGTCAAGG encodes the following:
- a CDS encoding LacI family DNA-binding transcriptional regulator, producing the protein MKRFDKSSITIKDVAKRAGVAHSTVSLVMNDREHVSPKLRERILKIAKEMGYMPNLVARSLISKKSSTVGVVFPENPHFFTITYFLMIIEGIQNACKKYDRALMFFSLDQTKGESYYQISRKWLIDLMVILNVDYTRDISKDIRDLKDNGIAFSLVTKYNGKEKVNSVCVDNFEGVRLALEYLASQGHKRVGFISGNPNSADGPERLQAFKTLSKKMGFDQDEELIVYGDFTFESGEREVPKLLGLKKRPTAIFAASDYMAIGAMRVMKAQGISIPKDMALMGFDNTLEVAYVEPPLTTIRQPLQEMGEKAVDLAVRSMNDENFEPQMAVIKPELIKRQSC
- a CDS encoding DUF5060 domain-containing protein; this encodes MKKSCLVFLACAFFLVSAETFAYKPATINSIAPSSEKVGRYGLFELTVDLSAEYENPFDPLQVGLSGIFKSPSSKEIKVPGFLYSSSGKRPVWKIRFSPDEEGDWTYCATVADKHSSARSPVAGFTCFPSTATGPVRVSKIDPCYFETSDGKFFFPVGMNVAWLGGDTLYNYDGYYKKISGNGGNWSRLWLCSWGLGLEWKKDKSYGGLGKYNLRNADRIDKILGMAEKYGIRVQLTINIHGQFSTSSDSEWGANPYNAKNGGPCKSPPDFFTNEDAARLFKNQLRYIIARWGYSPAIFSWELWNEIDLTDGFDEARAGEWHKEMADYIKGADPLGHMITTSLSKPLDCLLWRAPYISYTQIHQYSDVMIDEIVFRAKEFRERYGKPVLIAEVASTAKEGTVERRQDPQGIRFHNALWSSAASPAAGTAMYWWWDSYIKPRNLFYELRAVSGFTAGDDRRGKKFTDIDYRIIYPKDTYNTLTFTPYLDWQASTASEFIVGNDGRISDIDKLSRFFQGSAHTDMKVTPVFAVDYPGDGSFTLNIDMVSEGGAKAAIWLDDRMVLEHIYKPLPSYKHLDDSFEVGVSKGRHRIKITNDGADWFRVRNICLSGYSNPLQVVGIRSGDSAYLWFKNRDDTVDNRRKGVRYTWIEIPRVVITGLKDGDYAVEYFDTIAGGVIRSEKTGCRNGSLELAIPTFTTDLGCKVKLSR
- a CDS encoding glycoside hydrolase family 2 TIM barrel-domain containing protein, producing MLKKTFPYFAIIVFLACALAPAQVYPAQAAGPGVQPPTFEVKEIDGLYLPFQNGIPFPSWERQDRPYIELDGSWRSERQGVDHKLTLYKRTPETLKLLEEESTGRYKADYDDSAWKEKSVPGVEDPAPDRYMDGAWYRRHFTVPADASGKYVKLMFEAANYFTDVWINGKWIGCHEGGYTPFAFDISQYLNFGQDNVIAVRVDNIPWLPNGDASSEALSTNDHNIVPYVTGDWWNYGGITRSVYIEISPPVSVVRADIKPKLVNEKDSELTIDVTVYNRSDAEFDSSLALKIVQANVKDDNLEEASVKKIATGRTVSMEGETSKQVTLKAGEAKAFRFSLKSGALKPWSPESPNLYVLRVALADRKARSGELYTQFGVREASVDKANAKLLLNGKEIFLRGIARHEVFYGEPGPLVYGPAAVTADFKYIKDANANFVRTAHYPNQQQTYTIADRMGLLVWEEIPMFWFTGPEFLVQKNVRGIGRQMWFEMIYRDYNRPSVIIWGACNECSWQGERAVFIKDLRENAYKVDGTRLVAQSASGSDPTDATQKECDIIGFTTYYGIFYGSSYFADTKEALKKTHQAFPDKPVISTEYGVWARYGDLAQEASQVEVAKDTFKAFRDFPFVAGATWWTIADWHTMINEPEVMGTMTIDRKFQKPVYFQLQRQYASLLGDLAVELKEPKEEAVLQGKAGISAEIKGEEKPEAVELIVEGKLLGRLYQKKDLYRMELDTSKLPEGKHMLIVRATGEVLSEAKGKKGYYVSDFVRVIVDNIDELPAVTVNLKDNDAVIGKVSLKAVAADDRGIASVTYSVDGEEPKQMEGIGEGNYQAVWDASQLPDGSTHDIKFIVTDTGSQTSEATAKVTIDNKPGKYAELPLDHDWISWNTNRNDGTGYDFPAEELPDSNSEFIFNGAEKVKFKFGDKADGQKNTVECGKQKIAFPPGYYTKVHILAAMHDGGSKQTFVLSYTDGTSAKVVTGFSDWWGGNPIYGEEVAVVTTYHHESAGDRKPGVALYMQTLEPDKSKILSSLTLPADKRLNIFAITLEGEVSNIPLPEPAIIEPGPNSSVGGAVKIAAEDKQENIAKIDYSVDGGEWMPMSPSAAGTYTAEWDTSKVPGINHMISVKATDKIGQINIKSIDVRVVNKVTIVFPFDGASIYKMATLMVEPRANTEVDKLEYSIDNGRFIEMSPNMGLYTAEWRIDEGYKPGSIHTLMVRENEKSGAVTIDTVKITADTVKIMIAEPVKGHTIKVDKNIRDWVGTTPAQENTATISGGEYIWEDAKGDGTGNGHYTYPTNKALTKGADLREFRVTWDKENLYLMIKCDRPGDFWTPYRIIGIDQDGAKGGKGGTQVLAQGDGDQDTGCYGNLKVSPDLACEYVIGIFNSYKGRIWDAKGKTIARKEGDSNDTPGFMVDDANWNSVEVAIPLKLIGGSPAGHTWRFVVGTGQQDSGIFRKVDKDVSEWHGGGGEVNGSNPYIYDMASPDRKTQEYELNSYKKDGDSSDPLTFAVINRSYLAVTFSDEAKSP
- a CDS encoding carbohydrate ABC transporter permease, yielding MSTDMGMNGIKELERRGTVRVTSKKQQQKTANLLIYIFLIAGSFIMIVPFVWMIVTSFKPLDEINTYPPSFFIRKPTIEAYLELFRIIPMGRYFLNSLFATTAITLANIFFCSLAGYAFAKHRFFGRDKLFLLLVGSMMIPWQVNLIPSFVIVKKFGWLNSFYGLIIPAMAGAFGIFLMRQFIMNIPDDLIDAAKIDGCTEFTIYRRVILPLIQPALASLAIFTFMAQWNNFVWPLVIIYSSKMRTIPLALSVLNGQFGTNFAMVMAGAVVATAPVLIVFIAFQKYFIKGIALTGLKA